A single region of the Branchiostoma lanceolatum isolate klBraLanc5 chromosome 1, klBraLanc5.hap2, whole genome shotgun sequence genome encodes:
- the LOC136446463 gene encoding protein spinster homolog 1-like isoform X3: protein MAESTDDLLEPFLPEENGDLPDASNSKSFKTRSRDPTRITNVVSDSDVSTSVAAPVGGNIGNTRAYLAVAVMVYINLLNYMDRFTIAGVLIDIQSFYSISNSDAGLLQTSFILSYMVLAPLFGYLGDRYNRKFLMAAGILFWSGTTLAGSFIPKEHFWLFLMMRAMVGIGEASYSTIAPTIIADMFTKDRRTTMLTFFYFATPVGSGLGFIVGTNVAKLLGAWQWALRVTPVLGVVAVVLILLFVPNPPRGEADGGNHRLTNTSFLTDLKQLCRNGSFMLDTAGFTCVSFVTGALALWAPSFFAYAMTDGHKPTDKMQADIALIFGGITCAAGVIGTVAGAEWGKRWKKSNPAADPIVCAIGMLGCMPFLYFALLLARTNIIVTYVLVLLGEIFLCLNWTLVADIVLYVVIPTRRSTAEAVQIVICHLLGDAGSPYLIGIVSDAIASGHDNYLIKYQSLKYALLINTFVCVIGGAFFLACAFFIVGDRARADRITRGDQSSYLAGENDPVVTPEDGDEDDPNFTSVFLHNLLPGEESEHSDLGNNLILPVDPLDSYLHQTETLMDENTRT, encoded by the exons ATGGCGGAGTCGACAGACGATTTATTAGAGCCGTTTTTACCAGAAGAGAATGGAGATCTACCTGATGCGTCCAACTCCAAGTCCTTCAAAACAAGATCACGGGACCCAACCAGAATCACTAACGTCGTTAG TGACTCAGATGTCTCCACTAGTGTTGCTGCTCCAGTGGGGGGGAACATTGGCAACACCCGGGCCTACCTCGCTGTAGCTGTCATGGTGTACATTAACCTGCTAAACTACATGGACAGGTTCACTATAGCTG gagtGTTGATAGACATCCAGTCCTTTTACTCCATCAGTAACAGTGATGCTGGACTGCTGCAAACCTCCTTCATCCTGAGTTACATGGTCCTGGCCCCCCTGTTTGGTTACCTAGGTGATAGGTATAACAGGAAGTTCCTGATGGCTGCTGGGATACTGTTCTGGTCAGGGACAACGTTAGCAGGATCCTTCATACCCAAGGAG CATTTCTGGCTGTTCCTAATGATGCGAGCCATGGTGGGGATTGGTGAGGCCAGTTACTCCACCATCGCTCCCACCATCATCGCAGACATGTTCACCAAGGACAGACGCACCACCATGCTCACCTTCTTCTACTTCGCCACCCCTGTAGGCAG TGGACTAGGTTTCATCGTGGGAACCAACGTTGCGAAGCTGCTAGGGGCGTGGCAGTGGGCGTTGCGTGTCACCCCGGTGCTGGGCGTTGTCGCTGTGGTCCTGATCCTACTGTTCGTACCAAACCCACCACGTGGGGAGGCAGACGGTGGGAACCACAGGCTGACCAACACCAGCTTTCTTACTGACCTCAAACAACTCTGTAGGAA TGGCAGTTTTATGTTGGACACAGCGGGTTTCACGTGTGTGTCGTTTGTGACCGGAGCTCTGGCGCTCTGGGCACCCTCCTTCTTTGCCTACGCCATGACAGATGGGCACAAGCCAACTGACAAGAT GCAGGCAGATATTGCCCTTATATTCGGAGGGATCACCTGTGCTGCTGGCGTTATCGGCACGGTCGCCGGAGCCGAGTGGGGCAAGCGATGGAAGAAGAGCAACCCAGCGGCCGATCCAATCGTGTGTGCCATTGGCATGCTGGGATGTATGCCGTTCCTGTACTTCGCACTGCTGCTAGCAAGGACAAACATCATTGTAACATAT GTCTTAGTGTTATTGGGTGAGATATTCCTGTGTCTAAATTGGACACTGGTAGCAGATATTGTCCTG TATGTAGTCATTCCAACAAGAAGGTCGACAGCAGAAGCTGTACAGATTGTCATCTGTCACTTATTAGGGGACGCTGGCAGTCCCTATCTCATCGGTATC GTATCAGATGCAATAGCCAGTGGGCATGACAACTACCTTATCAAGTACCAGAGCCTGAAGTATGCACTTCTCATCAACACGTTTGTGTGCGTGATCGGAGGGGCGTTTTTCCTGGCGTGCGCCTTCTTCATCGTCGGAGACAGGGCCAGAGCAGACAGGATAACCAGGG GTGATCAATCGTCCTACCTGGCAGGTGAAAATGACCCTGTGGTCACACCTGAAGATGGGGATGAAGATGATCCTAACTTCACGTCTGTTTTTCTCCATAATCTCCTCCCAG gagAGGAGTCAGAGCATAGTGACTTAGGAAACAACTTGATTTTGCCAGTTGATCCTCTGGATAGTTATCTTCATCAGACAGAGACGTTGATGGATGAAAACACGAGAAcctga
- the LOC136446463 gene encoding protein spinster homolog 1-like isoform X1: MAESTDDLLEPFLPEENGDLPDASNSKSFKTRSRDPTRITNVVSDSDDLDQSEVTMRRSRAAPLSPEPVDEKSHDRQPIIVSDSESETNQSESTLQVQHSAGGTKGCVVYGVVAVLVFVNLLNYMDRMTLSGVLIDIQSFYSISNSDAGLLQTSFILSYMVLAPLFGYLGDRYNRKFLMAAGILFWSGTTLAGSFIPKEHFWLFLMMRAMVGIGEASYSTIAPTIIADMFTKDRRTTMLTFFYFATPVGSGLGFIVGTNVAKLLGAWQWALRVTPVLGVVAVVLILLFVPNPPRGEADGGNHRLTNTSFLTDLKQLCRNGSFMLDTAGFTCVSFVTGALALWAPSFFAYAMTDGHKPTDKMQADIALIFGGITCAAGVIGTVAGAEWGKRWKKSNPAADPIVCAIGMLGCMPFLYFALLLARTNIIVTYVLVLLGEIFLCLNWTLVADIVLYVVIPTRRSTAEAVQIVICHLLGDAGSPYLIGIVSDAIASGHDNYLIKYQSLKYALLINTFVCVIGGAFFLACAFFIVGDRARADRITRGDQSSYLAGENDPVVTPEDGDEDDPNFTSVFLHNLLPGEESEHSDLGNNLILPVDPLDSYLHQTETLMDENTRT; the protein is encoded by the exons ATGGCGGAGTCGACAGACGATTTATTAGAGCCGTTTTTACCAGAAGAGAATGGAGATCTACCTGATGCGTCCAACTCCAAGTCCTTCAAAACAAGATCACGGGACCCAACCAGAATCACTAACGTCGTTAG TGATTCAGATGACTTGGACCAATCAGAGGTGACGATGCGTAGATCTAGAGCAGCTCCTCTCTCACCTGAGCCAGTCGATGAGAAGAGCCATGATAGGCAGCCAATCATAGTGAGCGACTCAGAAAGTGAGACAAACCAATCAGAAAGCacactacaagtacaacactCAGCAGGTGGCACCAAAGGCTGTGTTGTCTATGGAGTTGTCGCTGTGCTGGTGTTTGTAAACCTGTTGAACTATATGGACCGAATGACCCTCTCAG gagtGTTGATAGACATCCAGTCCTTTTACTCCATCAGTAACAGTGATGCTGGACTGCTGCAAACCTCCTTCATCCTGAGTTACATGGTCCTGGCCCCCCTGTTTGGTTACCTAGGTGATAGGTATAACAGGAAGTTCCTGATGGCTGCTGGGATACTGTTCTGGTCAGGGACAACGTTAGCAGGATCCTTCATACCCAAGGAG CATTTCTGGCTGTTCCTAATGATGCGAGCCATGGTGGGGATTGGTGAGGCCAGTTACTCCACCATCGCTCCCACCATCATCGCAGACATGTTCACCAAGGACAGACGCACCACCATGCTCACCTTCTTCTACTTCGCCACCCCTGTAGGCAG TGGACTAGGTTTCATCGTGGGAACCAACGTTGCGAAGCTGCTAGGGGCGTGGCAGTGGGCGTTGCGTGTCACCCCGGTGCTGGGCGTTGTCGCTGTGGTCCTGATCCTACTGTTCGTACCAAACCCACCACGTGGGGAGGCAGACGGTGGGAACCACAGGCTGACCAACACCAGCTTTCTTACTGACCTCAAACAACTCTGTAGGAA TGGCAGTTTTATGTTGGACACAGCGGGTTTCACGTGTGTGTCGTTTGTGACCGGAGCTCTGGCGCTCTGGGCACCCTCCTTCTTTGCCTACGCCATGACAGATGGGCACAAGCCAACTGACAAGAT GCAGGCAGATATTGCCCTTATATTCGGAGGGATCACCTGTGCTGCTGGCGTTATCGGCACGGTCGCCGGAGCCGAGTGGGGCAAGCGATGGAAGAAGAGCAACCCAGCGGCCGATCCAATCGTGTGTGCCATTGGCATGCTGGGATGTATGCCGTTCCTGTACTTCGCACTGCTGCTAGCAAGGACAAACATCATTGTAACATAT GTCTTAGTGTTATTGGGTGAGATATTCCTGTGTCTAAATTGGACACTGGTAGCAGATATTGTCCTG TATGTAGTCATTCCAACAAGAAGGTCGACAGCAGAAGCTGTACAGATTGTCATCTGTCACTTATTAGGGGACGCTGGCAGTCCCTATCTCATCGGTATC GTATCAGATGCAATAGCCAGTGGGCATGACAACTACCTTATCAAGTACCAGAGCCTGAAGTATGCACTTCTCATCAACACGTTTGTGTGCGTGATCGGAGGGGCGTTTTTCCTGGCGTGCGCCTTCTTCATCGTCGGAGACAGGGCCAGAGCAGACAGGATAACCAGGG GTGATCAATCGTCCTACCTGGCAGGTGAAAATGACCCTGTGGTCACACCTGAAGATGGGGATGAAGATGATCCTAACTTCACGTCTGTTTTTCTCCATAATCTCCTCCCAG gagAGGAGTCAGAGCATAGTGACTTAGGAAACAACTTGATTTTGCCAGTTGATCCTCTGGATAGTTATCTTCATCAGACAGAGACGTTGATGGATGAAAACACGAGAAcctga
- the LOC136446463 gene encoding protein spinster homolog 1-like isoform X2 has translation MAESTDDLLEPFLPEENGDLPDASNSKSFKTRSRDPTRITNVVSDSDDLDQSEVTMRRSRAAPLSPEPVDEKSHDRQPIIVSDSESETNQSESTLQVQHSAGGTKGCVVYGVVAVLVFVNLLNYMDRMTLSGVLIDIQSFYSISNSDAGLLQTSFILSYMVLAPLFGYLGDRYNRKFLMAAGILFWSGTTLAGSFIPKEHFWLFLMMRAMVGIGEASYSTIAPTIIADMFTKDRRTTMLTFFYFATPVGSGLGFIVGTNVAKLLGAWQWALRVTPVLGVVAVVLILLFVPNPPRGEADGGNHRLTNTSFLTDLKQLCRNGSFMLDTAGFTCVSFVTGALALWAPSFFAYAMTDGHKPTDKMQADIALIFGGITCAAGVIGTVAGAEWGKRWKKSNPAADPIVCAIGMLGCMPFLYFALLLARTNIIVTYVLVLLGEIFLCLNWTLVADIVLYVVIPTRRSTAEAVQIVICHLLGDAGSPYLIGIVSDAIASGHDNYLIKYQSLKYALLINTFVCVIGGAFFLACAFFIVGDRARADRITRGEESEHSDLGNNLILPVDPLDSYLHQTETLMDENTRT, from the exons ATGGCGGAGTCGACAGACGATTTATTAGAGCCGTTTTTACCAGAAGAGAATGGAGATCTACCTGATGCGTCCAACTCCAAGTCCTTCAAAACAAGATCACGGGACCCAACCAGAATCACTAACGTCGTTAG TGATTCAGATGACTTGGACCAATCAGAGGTGACGATGCGTAGATCTAGAGCAGCTCCTCTCTCACCTGAGCCAGTCGATGAGAAGAGCCATGATAGGCAGCCAATCATAGTGAGCGACTCAGAAAGTGAGACAAACCAATCAGAAAGCacactacaagtacaacactCAGCAGGTGGCACCAAAGGCTGTGTTGTCTATGGAGTTGTCGCTGTGCTGGTGTTTGTAAACCTGTTGAACTATATGGACCGAATGACCCTCTCAG gagtGTTGATAGACATCCAGTCCTTTTACTCCATCAGTAACAGTGATGCTGGACTGCTGCAAACCTCCTTCATCCTGAGTTACATGGTCCTGGCCCCCCTGTTTGGTTACCTAGGTGATAGGTATAACAGGAAGTTCCTGATGGCTGCTGGGATACTGTTCTGGTCAGGGACAACGTTAGCAGGATCCTTCATACCCAAGGAG CATTTCTGGCTGTTCCTAATGATGCGAGCCATGGTGGGGATTGGTGAGGCCAGTTACTCCACCATCGCTCCCACCATCATCGCAGACATGTTCACCAAGGACAGACGCACCACCATGCTCACCTTCTTCTACTTCGCCACCCCTGTAGGCAG TGGACTAGGTTTCATCGTGGGAACCAACGTTGCGAAGCTGCTAGGGGCGTGGCAGTGGGCGTTGCGTGTCACCCCGGTGCTGGGCGTTGTCGCTGTGGTCCTGATCCTACTGTTCGTACCAAACCCACCACGTGGGGAGGCAGACGGTGGGAACCACAGGCTGACCAACACCAGCTTTCTTACTGACCTCAAACAACTCTGTAGGAA TGGCAGTTTTATGTTGGACACAGCGGGTTTCACGTGTGTGTCGTTTGTGACCGGAGCTCTGGCGCTCTGGGCACCCTCCTTCTTTGCCTACGCCATGACAGATGGGCACAAGCCAACTGACAAGAT GCAGGCAGATATTGCCCTTATATTCGGAGGGATCACCTGTGCTGCTGGCGTTATCGGCACGGTCGCCGGAGCCGAGTGGGGCAAGCGATGGAAGAAGAGCAACCCAGCGGCCGATCCAATCGTGTGTGCCATTGGCATGCTGGGATGTATGCCGTTCCTGTACTTCGCACTGCTGCTAGCAAGGACAAACATCATTGTAACATAT GTCTTAGTGTTATTGGGTGAGATATTCCTGTGTCTAAATTGGACACTGGTAGCAGATATTGTCCTG TATGTAGTCATTCCAACAAGAAGGTCGACAGCAGAAGCTGTACAGATTGTCATCTGTCACTTATTAGGGGACGCTGGCAGTCCCTATCTCATCGGTATC GTATCAGATGCAATAGCCAGTGGGCATGACAACTACCTTATCAAGTACCAGAGCCTGAAGTATGCACTTCTCATCAACACGTTTGTGTGCGTGATCGGAGGGGCGTTTTTCCTGGCGTGCGCCTTCTTCATCGTCGGAGACAGGGCCAGAGCAGACAGGATAACCAGGG gagAGGAGTCAGAGCATAGTGACTTAGGAAACAACTTGATTTTGCCAGTTGATCCTCTGGATAGTTATCTTCATCAGACAGAGACGTTGATGGATGAAAACACGAGAAcctga
- the LOC136446463 gene encoding protein spinster homolog 1-like isoform X4, whose product MAESTDDLLEPFLPEENGDLPDASNSKSFKTRSRDPTRITNVVSDSDDLDQSEVTMRRSRAAPLSPEPVDEKSHDRQPIIVSDSESETNQSESTLQVQHSAGGTKGCVVYGVVAVLVFVNLLNYMDRMTLSGVLIDIQSFYSISNSDAGLLQTSFILSYMVLAPLFGYLGDRYNRKFLMAAGILFWSGTTLAGSFIPKEHFWLFLMMRAMVGIGEASYSTIAPTIIADMFTKDRRTTMLTFFYFATPVGSGLGFIVGTNVAKLLGAWQWALRVTPVLGVVAVVLILLFVPNPPRGEADGGNHRLTNTSFLTDLKQLCRNGSFMLDTAGFTCVSFVTGALALWAPSFFAYAMTDGHKPTDKMQADIALIFGGITCAAGVIGTVAGAEWGKRWKKSNPAADPIVCAIGMLGCMPFLYFALLLARTNIIVTYVLVLLGEIFLCLNWTLVADIVLYVVIPTRRSTAEAVQIVICHLLGDAGSPYLIGIVSDAIASGHDNYLIKYQSLKYALLINTFVCVIGGAFFLACAFFIVGDRARADRITRGEQEHRDGDDNPPINDAGRPIDVVI is encoded by the exons ATGGCGGAGTCGACAGACGATTTATTAGAGCCGTTTTTACCAGAAGAGAATGGAGATCTACCTGATGCGTCCAACTCCAAGTCCTTCAAAACAAGATCACGGGACCCAACCAGAATCACTAACGTCGTTAG TGATTCAGATGACTTGGACCAATCAGAGGTGACGATGCGTAGATCTAGAGCAGCTCCTCTCTCACCTGAGCCAGTCGATGAGAAGAGCCATGATAGGCAGCCAATCATAGTGAGCGACTCAGAAAGTGAGACAAACCAATCAGAAAGCacactacaagtacaacactCAGCAGGTGGCACCAAAGGCTGTGTTGTCTATGGAGTTGTCGCTGTGCTGGTGTTTGTAAACCTGTTGAACTATATGGACCGAATGACCCTCTCAG gagtGTTGATAGACATCCAGTCCTTTTACTCCATCAGTAACAGTGATGCTGGACTGCTGCAAACCTCCTTCATCCTGAGTTACATGGTCCTGGCCCCCCTGTTTGGTTACCTAGGTGATAGGTATAACAGGAAGTTCCTGATGGCTGCTGGGATACTGTTCTGGTCAGGGACAACGTTAGCAGGATCCTTCATACCCAAGGAG CATTTCTGGCTGTTCCTAATGATGCGAGCCATGGTGGGGATTGGTGAGGCCAGTTACTCCACCATCGCTCCCACCATCATCGCAGACATGTTCACCAAGGACAGACGCACCACCATGCTCACCTTCTTCTACTTCGCCACCCCTGTAGGCAG TGGACTAGGTTTCATCGTGGGAACCAACGTTGCGAAGCTGCTAGGGGCGTGGCAGTGGGCGTTGCGTGTCACCCCGGTGCTGGGCGTTGTCGCTGTGGTCCTGATCCTACTGTTCGTACCAAACCCACCACGTGGGGAGGCAGACGGTGGGAACCACAGGCTGACCAACACCAGCTTTCTTACTGACCTCAAACAACTCTGTAGGAA TGGCAGTTTTATGTTGGACACAGCGGGTTTCACGTGTGTGTCGTTTGTGACCGGAGCTCTGGCGCTCTGGGCACCCTCCTTCTTTGCCTACGCCATGACAGATGGGCACAAGCCAACTGACAAGAT GCAGGCAGATATTGCCCTTATATTCGGAGGGATCACCTGTGCTGCTGGCGTTATCGGCACGGTCGCCGGAGCCGAGTGGGGCAAGCGATGGAAGAAGAGCAACCCAGCGGCCGATCCAATCGTGTGTGCCATTGGCATGCTGGGATGTATGCCGTTCCTGTACTTCGCACTGCTGCTAGCAAGGACAAACATCATTGTAACATAT GTCTTAGTGTTATTGGGTGAGATATTCCTGTGTCTAAATTGGACACTGGTAGCAGATATTGTCCTG TATGTAGTCATTCCAACAAGAAGGTCGACAGCAGAAGCTGTACAGATTGTCATCTGTCACTTATTAGGGGACGCTGGCAGTCCCTATCTCATCGGTATC GTATCAGATGCAATAGCCAGTGGGCATGACAACTACCTTATCAAGTACCAGAGCCTGAAGTATGCACTTCTCATCAACACGTTTGTGTGCGTGATCGGAGGGGCGTTTTTCCTGGCGTGCGCCTTCTTCATCGTCGGAGACAGGGCCAGAGCAGACAGGATAACCAGGG GAGAGCAAGAACACAGGGATGGAGATGACAACCCACCAATAAATGATGCAGGAAGACCTATTGATGTCGTGatataa
- the LOC136446527 gene encoding complement component 1 Q subcomponent-binding protein, mitochondrial-like gives MAFSGSRLVASAAAKLLGKSRQGFTAVTGVSRSLLTFSAAEGHSLRSACFSRSFTRSMWVLCSKRPDTDLLSGGVVKLTDVNKTCSCCGLHTQGDKELANFLSKEIETEKDNLQEAPKVKDFEISSKGAEVTLTRNFDGEIVTIDFNVNLSVDDESMDEEAEQPQMVSRPRFTVELKKSGGSSLSLNCSFTGDEGTAEGEEEVDVFQIDEVTLHEGEGEWQESSYIAGADNMDGTLYDLLMTTLEERGVDNEFAAKLVTLSTSHEHRQYIKFLEDLKSFVSK, from the exons ATGGCTTTTTCAGGATCTAGACTCGTGGCGTCCGCCGCAGCAAAGCTTTTAGGAAAAAGCAGGCAGGGTTTCACAGCTGTGACCGGCGTTTCGAGGTCACTTTTAACGTTTTCAGCGGCGGAAGGGCACAGCCTGAGGTCCGCATGTTTCTCCCGGTCATTCACACGGTCCATGTGGGTCCTCTGCAGCAAGAGACCGGACACCGACCTCTTGAGCGGTGGAGTGGTCAAGCTGACCGATGTGAACAAGACCTGCAGTTGCTGTGGGCTACATACTCAAG GGGACAAAGAACTTGCAAACTTCCTCTCAAAGGAGATTGAGACAGAGAAAGACAACTTGCAAGAAGCCCCAAAAGtgaaagattttgaaatctCCAGCAAAGGGGCAGAGGTCACACTCACCAGAAACTTTGACGGAGAAAT tgTTACCATCGACTTTAATGTCAACCTGTCTGTGGATGATGAGTCTATGGATGAGGAGGCTGAACAGCCACAG ATGGTGTCCAGACCCAGGTTTACAGTGGAGCTGAAGAAGTCTGGAGGTTCCAGCCTAAGTCTGAACTGTTCCTTTACTGGTGACGAGGGGACTGcagagggggaggaggaggtggATGTGTTCCAGATCGATGAGGTGACTCTAcacgagggggagggggagtggCAGGAGAGCAGCTACATCGCTGGAGCAGACAACATGGACGGG ACCCTGTATGACTTGTTGATGACCACCTTGGAAGAGCGTGGAGTAGACAACGAGTTTGCAGCAAAGCTGGTCACTCTGTCCACATCCCACGAGCACAGGCAATACATCAAGTTCCTGGAAGACTTGAAATCATTCGTCTCCAAATAG